A part of Desulfobacter sp. genomic DNA contains:
- a CDS encoding PilZ domain-containing protein produces the protein MDPHSDKRQYERHECDNPVYIYRYENLDRHYDGEMYNYSSGGHYLTADEEMEIGQQVYIRIKNYDKAGKGPEKYENYTGYVKWSNDLGTSSPGGQYGYGIEYAEPIYY, from the coding sequence ATGGACCCGCACTCCGATAAACGCCAATATGAACGCCACGAATGCGATAACCCGGTTTATATTTACAGATACGAAAACCTTGACCGGCATTACGATGGCGAAATGTACAATTACAGCAGCGGTGGCCATTACCTGACCGCGGATGAGGAAATGGAAATCGGCCAGCAGGTCTACATCAGGATAAAAAACTACGACAAGGCCGGCAAGGGGCCTGAAAAATACGAAAACTATACCGGTTATGTCAAATGGTCCAATGACCTGGGCACCTCATCACCCGGCGGACAATACGGATACGGCATTGAATATGCCGAACCGATTTATTATTAG
- a CDS encoding TAXI family TRAP transporter solute-binding subunit translates to MFRKYILIVFILFCTAIYGSASAVDMGIITGSKKGTYFQFGLNLMEIGQKYGYHIHVYNSRGSVENVYAVYKRPKTQMGIVQSDVLAFVLKVKSNKVLKRIAKKTKMVFPLYNEEIHLLGKTDVSSFDDLENRRVAVGKEGSGTYLTSRLLFEVSGIKPAEIVAVGTDKALAMLKEGTIDAMFYVAGFPVALFSEHVTAQDGLHIVPIGNKSITEFYPAATIPAGTYPWQAEEVATVAVKAVLVSFDFRRNNCDYVGGFASIVYDNLDWLKENGHPKWKSVDLDYPLKGWEQYDCVKKYRRPAVPGEEDPPMEKNPLLDAIKEIL, encoded by the coding sequence ATGTTTCGCAAATACATCCTGATCGTATTTATCCTGTTCTGCACAGCCATCTACGGCAGTGCATCGGCCGTGGACATGGGGATAATCACCGGCAGCAAAAAAGGCACCTATTTTCAGTTCGGCCTGAACCTGATGGAAATCGGACAAAAATACGGATACCACATCCACGTATACAATTCCCGGGGCTCCGTGGAAAACGTATATGCTGTATATAAACGCCCTAAAACCCAGATGGGTATTGTCCAGTCCGATGTGCTGGCATTTGTGCTCAAGGTGAAATCCAATAAAGTGCTTAAGCGCATCGCAAAAAAAACAAAAATGGTATTCCCCTTGTACAACGAAGAGATCCACCTGCTGGGCAAGACAGATGTAAGCTCATTCGACGATCTGGAAAACAGGCGGGTGGCCGTGGGAAAGGAGGGCTCCGGCACCTATCTCACCTCCAGGCTCCTTTTTGAAGTGTCGGGCATCAAACCGGCAGAAATAGTGGCCGTGGGCACGGACAAGGCCCTGGCCATGCTCAAGGAAGGTACCATCGACGCCATGTTCTATGTGGCCGGGTTTCCTGTCGCCCTGTTTTCAGAACATGTCACGGCCCAGGACGGACTGCACATCGTCCCCATCGGCAACAAAAGCATCACTGAATTTTACCCTGCAGCCACGATTCCTGCAGGGACCTACCCCTGGCAGGCAGAGGAGGTGGCCACCGTGGCGGTGAAGGCGGTGCTCGTCTCCTTTGACTTCAGGCGGAACAATTGCGACTACGTGGGAGGGTTTGCCAGCATCGTCTACGACAACCTGGACTGGCTCAAAGAAAACGGCCATCCCAAATGGAAAAGTGTGGACCTGGACTATCCGCTCAAAGGGTGGGAACAATACGACTGCGTCAAAAAATACCGCAGGCCCGCCGTTCCCGGGGAAGAAGATCCGCCCATGGAAAAGAACCCGCTCCTGGATGCCATAAAGGAAATCCTCTGA
- a CDS encoding AAA family ATPase: protein MYRSHFNLEKKPFQLSSDNSFLWLGKAHAGALELLKRGMDGPSRLLVLTGDIGTGKTTLLHELIESVSEKTALAHITDPSLELHYLFLAIAQGLGFGILYQEGEKFAPVLGAFLARKRQKGEKCLIIIDEAHLIPDRFLSLLLSWSKSAPDNTLTLILAGQLEFHTVLTKALGRDWKDQVDVHAMLSSLDENETRDYIHRRLELAGAKDRIFLPPAIRQVHQFSKGIPRRINIACDQSMIAAYAKDMHTVDVQTFQEAVGILKLPETPKPIIRPKPAGGVTAPSPQIAAQPRRPAKALAGLAAAIILASVAYTFYPQPVSAPIQIPPDRMEDPASTDESPHSKTAMLSETLMPPEQAVRDESPPPDPREIEEMPSIPPVMSGPSREHRTSPPHDLAATQPETRRPEEFQAEPYEPPEPEKRPSPPIAPPAAEADEPSNMDKFIKEVFMIKESSSISESPGAFPQTQAQKAPKPKHPEPEQVSAADESPGIPKPETAPPPPSQPDPDAIIDWLIRKKGR from the coding sequence ATGTACCGCAGCCATTTCAATCTGGAGAAAAAACCTTTCCAGCTCAGTTCGGACAACAGCTTTCTCTGGCTGGGGAAGGCCCATGCCGGGGCCCTGGAGTTGTTGAAGCGGGGTATGGACGGCCCCAGCCGGCTGCTGGTCCTCACCGGCGACATCGGCACCGGCAAAACCACCCTGCTCCATGAACTGATTGAGTCCGTATCCGAGAAGACCGCCCTTGCCCATATAACAGATCCCAGCCTGGAGCTTCACTACCTATTCCTTGCCATTGCCCAGGGACTGGGATTTGGGATTCTTTACCAGGAGGGCGAAAAATTTGCCCCGGTACTGGGGGCCTTTTTAGCGCGCAAACGCCAAAAAGGGGAAAAATGCCTCATTATCATTGATGAGGCGCACCTGATTCCGGACAGATTTCTGTCCCTTCTTCTTTCCTGGTCCAAATCCGCACCGGACAATACCCTCACCCTCATCCTTGCCGGCCAGCTGGAATTCCACACCGTCCTCACCAAGGCCCTGGGCAGGGACTGGAAAGACCAGGTGGATGTCCATGCCATGCTCTCCTCCCTGGATGAAAATGAGACCCGGGACTACATCCACCGCCGCCTTGAACTGGCCGGGGCAAAGGACCGGATTTTCCTCCCCCCGGCAATCCGCCAGGTACACCAGTTTTCCAAGGGGATCCCCCGGCGCATCAACATCGCCTGCGACCAATCCATGATAGCGGCATACGCAAAGGATATGCACACCGTGGATGTCCAGACCTTCCAGGAGGCTGTGGGCATTCTCAAACTGCCTGAAACCCCCAAACCCATTATCCGGCCCAAACCGGCGGGCGGTGTCACCGCCCCATCCCCCCAGATTGCCGCACAGCCCCGCCGGCCTGCCAAAGCACTGGCCGGACTGGCCGCTGCCATCATCCTGGCCAGTGTTGCCTATACCTTTTACCCCCAGCCGGTTTCGGCCCCAATTCAAATTCCCCCTGACAGAATGGAAGACCCGGCATCAACCGATGAGTCTCCCCATTCAAAAACGGCGATGCTGTCAGAAACGCTAATGCCGCCGGAACAGGCAGTCCGGGATGAATCCCCTCCTCCCGATCCCCGGGAAATTGAAGAGATGCCGTCCATCCCGCCGGTGATGTCCGGCCCTTCCCGGGAACACCGGACCTCGCCCCCCCATGACCTGGCAGCCACCCAACCGGAAACACGCCGGCCGGAAGAATTCCAGGCCGAACCCTACGAGCCGCCGGAACCGGAAAAACGGCCCTCGCCACCGATTGCCCCCCCCGCAGCAGAGGCGGACGAACCGTCAAATATGGATAAATTTATCAAAGAGGTCTTCATGATCAAGGAATCTTCTTCCATCTCTGAATCACCAGGAGCATTTCCCCAGACACAGGCCCAAAAAGCACCGAAGCCCAAACATCCTGAACCCGAGCAGGTATCTGCCGCTGACGAATCGCCCGGAATACCGAAACCCGAAACAGCCCCTCCACCGCCCTCCCAGCCGGATCCGGACGCCATCATAGACTGGCTCATTCGAAAAAAAGGACGCTAA
- a CDS encoding biotin--[acetyl-CoA-carboxylase] ligase has protein sequence MKVNETDDNKSRILELLFRAGGKTLSGVKISDATGISRVAVWKHIKALKASGVDIEARPKGYVLADPGDLLHPFCFQKDLGTKIFHFPEVETTMDTAKALAREGASHLSCCVAERQTRGRGRLNREWHSHRGGLWFTLILKPDIPPPMAYIYNFAASLCLSRTINRLFGLDTRVKWPNDLLLGGKKLCGLLSEMETRADMVNFLAIGMGINVNNDPAHPDFSATSIKNELGRPVSRRMVLEEFLKDFSVQTRHPDIHVIMDLWRKQTSTIGTRVRVETLNRIHNGKAVGVDDGGSLIIETETGQTETIIYGDCFHN, from the coding sequence ATGAAGGTTAACGAAACAGATGATAATAAAAGCCGTATTCTTGAACTCCTTTTCCGTGCAGGGGGAAAAACCCTCTCCGGGGTAAAGATTTCCGATGCCACCGGCATCTCCAGGGTGGCGGTGTGGAAACACATCAAGGCCCTCAAAGCATCCGGGGTGGACATAGAGGCGCGGCCCAAGGGATATGTATTGGCCGACCCCGGTGACCTGCTCCACCCCTTTTGCTTCCAAAAGGATCTGGGAACAAAGATCTTTCATTTTCCAGAAGTGGAAACCACCATGGACACGGCCAAGGCTCTGGCCCGGGAAGGCGCCTCCCATCTCAGCTGCTGCGTAGCCGAGCGCCAGACCCGGGGACGGGGAAGGCTGAACAGGGAATGGCATTCCCACCGGGGGGGGCTGTGGTTCACCCTCATCCTTAAACCGGATATCCCCCCGCCAATGGCCTATATTTACAATTTTGCCGCCTCCCTCTGTCTCTCCCGGACCATCAACCGGCTTTTCGGACTGGATACCCGGGTGAAGTGGCCCAATGACCTTCTCCTTGGGGGGAAAAAGCTATGCGGACTGCTCTCGGAGATGGAGACCCGGGCCGATATGGTAAATTTTCTGGCCATCGGCATGGGCATCAACGTGAACAATGACCCGGCCCATCCGGACTTTTCAGCCACCTCCATCAAAAATGAACTGGGACGCCCCGTTTCACGCCGAATGGTTCTTGAAGAATTTTTAAAGGATTTTTCCGTCCAGACACGGCACCCGGATATCCATGTCATCATGGACCTGTGGCGGAAACAGACATCCACCATCGGTACCCGGGTCCGGGTGGAGACCTTGAACCGGATCCATAACGGAAAGGCTGTCGGCGTGGATGACGGCGGCAGCCTCATCATTGAGACAGAGACAGGCCAAACCGAAACCATCATTTACGGCGATTGCTTTCACAATTAA
- a CDS encoding biotin transporter BioY: MTQTRMTVYTALFVALIACGAFISIPIGPVPIVLQNMFVLLAGLILGPVWGLGCIGAYLLIGLAGLPVFAGGTAGMGKLFGPTGGYLLGYLPAVYATGLISKSMHQRPAGDIIALITGSLIVYAAGVPWLKYAFSMDWPKALAAGMYPFLLGDALKVAAAAFIAVKIRPMIRPATP, from the coding sequence ATGACCCAGACCAGAATGACCGTATACACAGCGCTTTTTGTGGCCCTCATCGCCTGCGGGGCATTTATTTCAATCCCCATCGGTCCGGTGCCCATTGTCCTGCAGAACATGTTCGTCCTGCTGGCAGGACTCATACTGGGCCCGGTATGGGGCCTGGGGTGCATCGGGGCCTACCTGCTCATCGGCCTGGCCGGGCTGCCCGTCTTTGCCGGAGGCACGGCGGGAATGGGGAAATTATTCGGCCCCACCGGCGGATACCTGCTGGGATACCTGCCCGCCGTTTATGCCACCGGCCTCATCTCAAAATCAATGCATCAGCGCCCGGCCGGTGACATTATAGCGCTCATCACGGGTTCCCTCATCGTATACGCGGCCGGCGTCCCATGGCTGAAATACGCCTTTTCCATGGACTGGCCCAAGGCCCTGGCCGCCGGCATGTATCCCTTTCTTTTAGGCGACGCCCTGAAGGTGGCCGCTGCCGCCTTTATCGCCGTAAAAATCCGACCCATGATCCGGCCGGCAACTCCCTAG
- a CDS encoding ABC transporter ATP-binding protein, protein MSTPILEITGLSHCYGSLRGGISNINLAVNHGEYLILAGPNGSGKTTLIRHMNGLLKPDKGEIRLAGKNIFKNLAHTRKTIGMVFQDADTQIVGETVFDEAAFGPENLGMDRKTIDERVGCILESFDLDRFRDRHPASLSGGEKRKLTIAGILVMDPEIIIFDEPFANLDYPAVLDLARIIRGLNRTGKTIIMATHDLDQVLGDAHRLMIMDNGETAALGAADALAPELGRYGLKPLCTCGR, encoded by the coding sequence ATGTCCACACCCATCCTTGAAATCACCGGCCTCTCCCATTGCTACGGCAGTCTGCGGGGCGGGATAAGCAACATCAACCTGGCTGTGAATCACGGGGAATACCTGATTCTGGCCGGGCCCAACGGCTCGGGCAAAACCACCCTGATCCGGCACATGAACGGCCTGCTCAAACCGGACAAAGGGGAAATCCGCCTCGCTGGAAAGAATATTTTCAAAAACCTGGCCCACACCCGTAAAACCATCGGCATGGTTTTCCAGGATGCCGATACCCAGATCGTGGGGGAAACGGTTTTTGATGAAGCCGCCTTTGGCCCTGAAAACCTTGGAATGGACAGAAAAACCATAGACGAGCGGGTGGGCTGTATCCTGGAAAGCTTCGACCTGGACCGGTTCCGCGACCGTCATCCCGCCTCCCTTTCCGGCGGAGAAAAAAGAAAGCTCACCATTGCCGGCATTCTGGTCATGGATCCTGAAATCATCATTTTCGACGAGCCCTTTGCCAATCTGGACTATCCGGCGGTCCTGGACCTGGCCCGGATCATCCGGGGACTGAACCGGACGGGCAAAACCATTATCATGGCCACCCACGACCTGGACCAGGTCCTTGGGGACGCCCACCGGTTGATGATCATGGACAACGGGGAAACAGCCGCCCTGGGAGCGGCCGACGCACTGGCCCCGGAACTGGGCCGATACGGGCTCAAGCCCCTGTGCACCTGCGGCAGGTAA
- a CDS encoding energy-coupling factor transporter transmembrane protein EcfT, producing the protein MPALFEFKSGRTLVHNLDPRCKFIILCILGAGLASASWLSCTLILAPLLLMIRRLGTGPVSLAWELRTFILFLSLIILVRSLATPGTPFFSLFGHPLSFQGAAQGGLVALRFFTVMALGLVFSATTKPSELKAAVQWFLKPVPFIPEKRAGMVIGLSLRFLPMIFSQARESGQAIAARCGGSRKNPVKRISILSLALLSKTFRQADSVSLAMEARAYTEERTDPQFGSSGREIPAILLAAAAAVLFFFI; encoded by the coding sequence ATGCCCGCGCTCTTTGAATTTAAATCCGGACGAACCCTGGTCCACAACCTGGATCCCAGGTGCAAGTTCATTATCCTCTGCATTCTGGGCGCGGGCCTGGCATCGGCGTCATGGCTATCCTGCACCCTGATTCTCGCCCCACTGCTCCTGATGATCCGACGGCTGGGCACCGGGCCGGTGTCACTGGCCTGGGAGTTGAGAACCTTTATCCTCTTTTTGTCCCTTATTATCCTGGTCAGGTCCCTGGCCACCCCGGGAACGCCGTTCTTTTCCCTCTTCGGCCACCCGCTTTCCTTCCAGGGCGCCGCCCAAGGCGGCCTGGTGGCCCTGCGTTTTTTCACGGTCATGGCCCTGGGGCTCGTTTTTTCAGCCACCACCAAGCCCTCGGAGCTGAAAGCCGCGGTGCAATGGTTCCTCAAACCCGTCCCGTTCATCCCTGAAAAACGGGCGGGCATGGTCATCGGCCTTTCGTTGCGGTTTCTTCCCATGATTTTCAGCCAGGCACGGGAATCCGGCCAGGCCATTGCGGCCAGATGCGGGGGCAGCAGGAAAAACCCGGTCAAACGGATCTCCATCCTCTCCCTTGCCCTGCTGTCCAAAACGTTCAGACAGGCCGACAGTGTGAGCCTGGCCATGGAAGCCCGGGCCTACACCGAAGAGCGGACAGATCCCCAATTTGGTTCCAGCGGCAGGGAGATACCCGCCATTCTTCTGGCTGCAGCCGCCGCCGTACTATTCTTTTTCATCTGA
- a CDS encoding ATP-binding cassette domain-containing protein → MIDVQNLTKYYNDFCAVDGISLTIQPGEILGLLGPNGAGKTTTLRMLTGYYPPTSGRIRVKDLEMPQDTLKIKSLMGYLPESAPLYHNMLVYDYMDYVARLKGLTDPARKDERFRELAKLCGLTGIMAKPIGTLSKGLKQRVGLAHAMMTDPEILILDEPTSGLDPNQIAEIRDIIRSIGKEKTIIFSTHILSEAEATCDRIAIINKGKKVADDSTANLKQSARQAGFIKLTLQGTDERSAMERLGNLAQGIEVRPVEGAPPGKEVSFEIKTPGHKDIRSEIYLSIKETDWIITELSRESQALEQIFQELTQEDAAA, encoded by the coding sequence TTGATTGATGTTCAGAATCTGACCAAGTATTACAACGACTTTTGCGCGGTGGACGGTATCAGCCTGACCATCCAGCCCGGAGAAATACTTGGCCTGCTCGGTCCCAACGGGGCCGGAAAGACAACGACCTTAAGAATGCTCACAGGCTATTACCCCCCCACATCGGGCCGTATCCGGGTCAAGGATCTGGAAATGCCGCAGGATACCCTGAAAATAAAATCCCTGATGGGGTACCTGCCGGAATCCGCGCCCCTCTACCACAATATGCTGGTCTATGACTATATGGATTATGTGGCCCGGCTCAAGGGCCTCACCGATCCGGCCCGGAAAGATGAACGGTTCAGGGAGCTTGCCAAACTCTGCGGCCTGACCGGCATCATGGCCAAACCCATCGGCACCCTGTCCAAGGGACTGAAGCAGCGGGTGGGCCTGGCCCATGCCATGATGACCGATCCGGAAATCCTCATCCTGGATGAGCCCACCTCGGGCCTGGACCCCAACCAGATCGCAGAAATCCGGGATATCATCCGGTCCATAGGCAAGGAAAAAACCATTATCTTTTCCACCCATATCCTCTCGGAGGCCGAGGCCACCTGCGACCGCATCGCCATCATCAACAAAGGCAAAAAGGTGGCCGACGACAGCACTGCCAACCTCAAGCAGAGTGCCCGCCAGGCCGGGTTCATCAAGCTCACCCTCCAAGGAACCGACGAACGAAGCGCCATGGAACGGCTGGGCAACCTCGCCCAGGGCATAGAGGTCCGGCCCGTGGAAGGCGCCCCTCCGGGCAAAGAGGTCTCCTTTGAAATCAAAACCCCGGGGCACAAGGACATTCGGTCCGAAATCTACCTGAGCATCAAGGAGACCGACTGGATCATCACCGAATTGTCCAGGGAATCCCAGGCACTCGAACAAATCTTCCAGGAACTCACACAGGAGGACGCCGCGGCATGA
- a CDS encoding ABC transporter, with product MTPIKTIALKEFRDYFVSPIAYIVISLFLIVSGWFFFSTFFIFGRADLRDFFSLLPMTFSFFIPAITMRLFAEEKNVGSYETLLTMPVSFTHIALGKFLAATAFAGAMLLPTLSYPLFISTIGSVDPGPVIGGYLGAVLLAAAYCSMGIFASSLTRNQIVAFIIGCALCFTLTILDRMLFFIPEKLVPVVEYIGANAHFMNISKGIIDSRDILYFASVVFVFIFSTYIAMKEKN from the coding sequence ATGACACCCATTAAAACCATTGCCTTAAAGGAATTCAGGGACTATTTTGTCTCCCCCATCGCCTATATTGTGATCTCGCTGTTTCTCATTGTCAGCGGATGGTTTTTCTTTTCCACCTTTTTCATCTTCGGCCGGGCGGACCTCAGGGACTTTTTCTCCCTGCTGCCCATGACCTTTTCCTTCTTTATCCCGGCCATTACCATGCGGCTATTTGCCGAAGAAAAAAATGTCGGGTCCTATGAGACCCTGCTGACCATGCCGGTCTCCTTTACCCACATCGCCCTGGGTAAATTTCTGGCCGCCACGGCATTTGCCGGCGCCATGCTGCTGCCCACCCTCTCCTATCCGCTGTTCATCTCCACCATCGGGTCCGTGGATCCGGGGCCGGTGATCGGCGGATACCTGGGGGCCGTACTCCTGGCCGCAGCCTATTGCAGCATGGGCATTTTTGCCTCCTCCCTCACCCGGAACCAGATCGTGGCCTTTATCATCGGCTGCGCGCTGTGCTTTACCCTGACCATTCTGGACCGGATGCTGTTCTTCATTCCGGAAAAACTGGTTCCTGTGGTGGAATACATTGGTGCCAACGCCCATTTCATGAACATCTCCAAGGGCATCATCGACTCCAGGGATATCCTTTACTTCGCCTCTGTGGTCTTTGTCTTCATCTTCTCAACCTATATTGCCATGAAAGAAAAGAATTAA
- a CDS encoding Gldg family protein, with amino-acid sequence MGKLSLKEHYIKFILYLAVIVLVNIAGLTLFFRADLTANRIYSLSDASRQAVSTLSEPLNIKVFFSKNLPAPHNNTERYLRDLLAEYAARAGRYFNFTFYNVSQEGDIASQADKNREMARDYGIQPVQIRVMENDEIKFKNAYMGLVILHGDLIEKIPAITSVNGLEYQLTTAIQKLNNKVSALLRQTDKIQVTMYLSSGLNAIAPLIGLPELPGLGRAVEETVAGMNKKSLGIFEFKHVDIDTKAQMETIAKKYDLMAMSWPEVKETNIPAGNGTAGLVIEYKGEATALPLISAVELPIIGTTYQMADPMMLEEELQAVMEKMIGINKDIGYLSDHGVPSLLPDRMAMMQGRPSNSLSAFNQLLGARYNIKQIPLKEDRIPEGLNCLVIAKPTEPFSDYELFQIDQALMKGTNIAVFADAFKEENRGGGMMGMPPAFTPIDTGLEKLLAHYGVKIEPSYVLDKSAYKHQLPQSQGGGEQSIYFAPMLKEKSINTAPAFMKNIKGLVAMQISPVTLVEENINTDKVRTVKLLSSSDQSWLMTDNINLNPMFITPPSAEGDYAAQDLAYILEGEFTSYFKDKPVPQKETGEKDITAEDEAAGPKNEKPAARTLAGMKAENRVLKTSVPARIFVLGCAQVLHDNMLDPEGRTTNATFLLNLIDHLNGEDSIAAMRSKQQTLNPIAETDPLAKGVIKAFNIAGLPVLVVLFGLVVLFRRNLKKKRIAQLYKV; translated from the coding sequence ATGGGTAAGCTTTCCCTTAAAGAACATTATATAAAATTCATCCTATACCTGGCGGTGATCGTCCTGGTGAATATAGCGGGACTCACCCTGTTTTTCAGGGCCGACCTCACGGCCAACCGGATCTACTCCCTGTCCGACGCCAGCCGCCAGGCAGTCTCCACCCTGTCCGAGCCCCTGAACATCAAGGTGTTTTTCTCCAAAAACCTGCCCGCCCCCCACAACAATACCGAACGGTATTTGCGTGACCTTCTGGCCGAGTATGCGGCCCGGGCCGGCCGGTATTTCAACTTTACCTTTTACAATGTCTCCCAGGAGGGTGATATTGCATCCCAGGCGGACAAAAACCGGGAAATGGCCCGGGACTACGGGATCCAGCCCGTCCAGATCCGGGTGATGGAAAACGATGAGATCAAATTCAAAAATGCCTACATGGGGCTGGTCATCCTCCACGGAGACCTCATTGAAAAGATCCCGGCCATCACCTCGGTGAACGGTCTGGAATACCAGCTTACCACGGCCATCCAGAAGCTGAATAACAAGGTATCGGCCCTGCTCCGCCAAACGGACAAGATACAGGTCACCATGTACCTTTCCTCGGGCCTCAATGCCATTGCCCCCCTCATCGGGCTGCCGGAACTGCCCGGCCTGGGACGGGCCGTGGAAGAGACCGTTGCAGGCATGAATAAAAAAAGCCTGGGCATATTCGAATTCAAGCACGTGGATATCGACACCAAAGCCCAGATGGAAACAATCGCCAAAAAATACGATCTCATGGCCATGTCCTGGCCGGAAGTCAAAGAAACAAATATCCCAGCCGGGAACGGCACCGCCGGCCTGGTGATTGAGTACAAAGGCGAAGCCACGGCCCTGCCGCTGATCTCCGCCGTTGAACTGCCCATCATCGGTACCACCTACCAGATGGCCGATCCCATGATGCTGGAAGAAGAACTGCAGGCGGTGATGGAAAAAATGATCGGCATCAACAAGGACATCGGCTACCTTTCCGACCACGGGGTCCCCTCCCTGCTCCCCGACCGCATGGCCATGATGCAGGGGCGCCCCAGCAACAGCCTCAGCGCATTCAACCAGCTCCTGGGCGCCCGGTATAATATCAAGCAAATCCCCCTAAAGGAGGACAGAATCCCCGAAGGGCTCAACTGCCTGGTCATTGCCAAGCCCACCGAACCATTTTCCGACTATGAACTCTTCCAGATCGACCAGGCCCTGATGAAGGGAACCAATATCGCCGTCTTTGCCGATGCATTCAAGGAAGAAAACAGGGGCGGCGGCATGATGGGCATGCCCCCGGCCTTCACCCCCATCGACACCGGCCTTGAAAAGCTTCTGGCCCACTACGGGGTTAAAATTGAGCCCTCCTATGTGCTGGACAAAAGCGCCTACAAGCACCAGCTGCCACAGTCCCAGGGCGGGGGGGAACAAAGCATCTATTTTGCCCCCATGCTCAAGGAAAAAAGCATCAACACCGCCCCGGCCTTCATGAAGAACATCAAGGGGCTGGTGGCCATGCAGATCTCCCCGGTGACACTGGTTGAAGAGAATATCAACACAGACAAGGTGCGGACCGTAAAACTGCTCAGTTCCTCTGACCAGTCCTGGCTCATGACCGACAACATCAACCTGAACCCCATGTTCATTACCCCGCCCTCAGCCGAGGGCGACTACGCCGCCCAGGACCTAGCCTATATCCTGGAAGGGGAATTCACCTCCTACTTCAAGGATAAACCCGTCCCCCAAAAAGAAACCGGGGAAAAGGATATCACGGCAGAAGACGAGGCGGCCGGCCCGAAAAATGAAAAACCGGCGGCCAGGACCCTGGCCGGCATGAAGGCGGAAAACCGGGTGCTCAAGACCTCGGTTCCGGCCAGGATCTTCGTTCTGGGCTGCGCCCAGGTGCTCCACGACAACATGCTGGATCCGGAAGGGCGGACCACCAACGCCACCTTCCTGCTCAACCTCATCGACCACCTCAACGGCGAAGACAGCATTGCCGCCATGCGCAGTAAACAGCAGACCCTGAACCCCATCGCGGAGACCGATCCCCTGGCCAAGGGCGTGATCAAGGCCTTCAACATCGCCGGCCTTCCGGTGCTTGTGGTGCTGTTTGGCCTGGTGGTCCTGTTCCGCAGGAACCTGAAAAAGAAACGCATCGCCCAATTATATAAGGTATAA
- a CDS encoding DUF4340 domain-containing protein has protein sequence MKKEYIILIALIIGLGAYLGLKKDDRVHYELPVPPVVDADKIDRLEIKKDKFTIVLNKGDKGWTLTEKKFPADKSAVDNMLDTVKGLKLSALVSEASDLIRYELDPPNAVQVKAFEGQDEKRAFTVGKTAPSFNHTFIMLAGDKRIFQADKSFRNYFDKSVDDLRDKLVFEIKTETIKKITMEKEGKSTTLTRVTQAEDKKKGDDRADIWQSGDGTEADLTAVSDLISSLSRLECSAFLPQGGAQGLGKETVLCKIMLENDQVLSLNLFKQDGKETMAGTASSTPYAFSLASYKADDIVSYVDKLLGIEKKEDSGSDKE, from the coding sequence ATGAAAAAAGAATATATTATTCTGATCGCCCTGATCATCGGACTGGGCGCCTACCTGGGACTGAAAAAAGACGACCGTGTCCACTATGAGCTGCCGGTGCCGCCCGTAGTGGATGCAGATAAAATCGACCGGCTGGAAATAAAAAAAGATAAATTCACCATTGTCCTCAATAAGGGGGATAAAGGCTGGACCCTTACGGAGAAAAAATTCCCAGCGGACAAGTCCGCTGTGGACAACATGCTGGACACCGTTAAAGGGCTGAAGCTTTCGGCTCTGGTTTCCGAGGCGTCGGACCTGATCCGTTACGAACTGGATCCCCCCAATGCCGTTCAGGTCAAGGCCTTTGAAGGCCAGGATGAAAAACGGGCCTTCACCGTGGGAAAAACCGCCCCCAGCTTCAACCACACCTTTATTATGCTGGCGGGGGACAAACGGATCTTCCAGGCTGACAAAAGCTTCAGGAACTATTTTGACAAATCCGTGGACGACCTCAGGGACAAACTGGTCTTTGAGATCAAAACAGAGACCATCAAAAAAATAACCATGGAAAAAGAAGGGAAGTCCACAACCCTGACAAGGGTCACCCAGGCCGAAGATAAGAAAAAGGGCGACGACAGGGCCGATATCTGGCAGTCAGGGGACGGTACAGAGGCGGACCTGACTGCCGTATCCGACCTGATCTCCTCCCTTTCCCGCCTGGAATGCAGTGCATTTCTGCCCCAGGGGGGTGCACAGGGCCTGGGAAAAGAAACGGTCCTGTGCAAAATAATGCTTGAAAATGATCAGGTTCTCAGTTTAAATCTGTTCAAGCAGGACGGGAAGGAGACGATGGCAGGTACGGCGTCATCCACCCCCTACGCCTTCTCCCTGGCCTCATATAAAGCCGATGACATTGTATCCTACGTGGACAAGCTGCTTGGAATTGAGAAAAAAGAAGATAGCGGATCTGATAAAGAGTGA